Proteins encoded together in one Penicillium digitatum chromosome 1, complete sequence window:
- a CDS encoding Protein kinase-like domain — MANNSPTDYKKLFLQEKERRKQAEEGRKQAEEGRKQAEERNRQTTFAELLHLCHSLLSRPLRFETPSRSTTGTIPLPIGKYCPTRLALWTDCSSRQQKIYSSVCNYLQPTEEAPARLFTPLIALEDCARRFGLRPISSEQGLENYERIAVEDHVRDIIAELCKIDAARDEFGLGDGIWFDNHTKFINPKGGSEANANQPSSIRNPRPDQFCINRVNGNTNTLLTTGNGSMEMHERLVCSAIVQEYHVMIQEGLEYSYVTNGVARILLRVPYDDPSTVYYFFCDPNSEQSLQEPKTSIARVLCLCLMAFHSPVRGQEWRNTVQSRLHLWTTSFDHALSQTPKEVLQQISPQSDSTDPENLRQRVAVCARGLKPAVRPRMCATGRSRQTRQAPTRIKRRDANEASARSDLPLLRNEQLVKSRPRKTKAAIPNAMMRNFAPNDAYSGCRLEVS; from the exons ATGGCCAATAACAGCCCCACCGATTATAAGAAACTCTTTTTGCAGGAAAaagagagacggaagcaggctgaagagggacggaagcaggctgaagagggacggaagcaggctgaagagcgtAATCGACAAACGACATTTGCAGAACTCCTACACCTCTGCCATAGCTTACTTTCCCGACCATTGAGATTCGAAACACCATCTCGCTCGACTACAGGGACCATACCTCTTCCCATCGGAAAATACTGTCCGacacgactagcactatgGACCGATTGTTCATCTCGACAGCAAAAGATATATAGCTCTGTGTGTAACTACCTCCAGCCAACCGAGGAAGCCCCAGCACGATTGTTTACCCCCTTGATTGCGCTTGAGGATTGTGCTAGACGATTCGGTCTCCGCCCAATTAGTAGTGAGCAAGGTCTCGAGAACTACGAGCGAATCGCCGTGGAAGATCACGTCCGTGATATCATTGCAGAGCTATGCAAAATCGACGCTGCCCGAGACGAGTTCGGACTTGGAGACGGAATTTGGTTCGACAATCACACCAAATTTATCAATCCAAAAGGCGGTAGCGAAGCAAATGCAAACCAACCATCAAGCATACGCAACCCCCGACCTGATCAGTTTTGTATCAACCGAGTCAACGGCAACACTAACACTCTCCTCACTACG GGAAATGGATCTATGGAAATGCATG AGCGGCTCGTCTGCTCCGCTATTGTCCAGGAATACCatgtgatgatccaggaggGACTCGAGTACTCTTATGTAACGAATGGGGTCGCTCGTATCCTTCTCCGCGTTCCATACGACGATCCTAGCACAGTGTACTACTTTTTCTGTGATCCTAACAGCGAACAGAGTCTCCAAGAGCCGAAGACCTCCATCGCTAGGGTTCTGTGTCTGTGTTTGATGGCGTTCCATTCCCCTGTTCGTGGCCAGGAATGGAGAAATACTGTACAGTCGCGGCTCCATTTGTGGACAACGAGCTTCGACCACGCTCTTTCTCAGACTCCCAAGGAAGTCTTGCAGCAAATCTCTCCGCAATCCGACAGTACCGACCCAGA GAATCTCCGACAGCGGGTCGCCGTGTGCGCACGAGGTCTCAAGCCAGCTGTGCGCCCTCGGATGTGCGCCACCGGACGCAGTCGCCAGACTCGTCAGGCTCCGACTCGAATCAAGCGACGGGACGCAAACGAGGCTTCAGCCAGATCAGATCTTCCCCTTCTGCGCAACGAGCAGCTCGTCAAATCGAGGCCGCGAAAGACAAAGGCGGCCATTCCAAACGCCATGATGCGCAATTTTGCACCCAACGATGCTTACTCGGGTTGCAGACTGGAGGTATCCTAG
- a CDS encoding Methyltransferase-16, putative, translating to MVYYVRFLKVPRIQQQKGSIYLSALICITTDLGDSFLAEDIDLMLIAENSSGLTFQKTTQWNASNRELAVTLGPFPSKLAKQSMVLTVKVPHPPEYAIPKYPSIPLVVAATSAPFGPHSTPAEMLVQRQIQYSGNEPIPIRIWEETGNSIARHIWDAGLATVTYLHMICENIKKKNKSAEPKIPALKQVLSNVRNQPLQVVELGAGCGIAGIALASMLPNCSVLLTDLPEVEDIITRNINAARLATLSSLHYQNLDWDNPPEELCPRPIELILVSDCTYNADSLPALVSTLDRLVRTSPEAIILVALKRRHDSETIFFDLMGSAGFTAVQDSVEIPSQHDDVDEIEFYCYSR from the exons ATGGTCTACTATGTTCGATTCCTGAAAGTCCCCAGGATTCAGCAACAGAAAGGGTCCATCTACCTCTCTGCTCTCATCTGCATCACCACTGACCTGGGAGACTCTTTTCTCGCCGAAGATATTGATTTGATGTTGATAGCTGAGAATTCCTCTGGTCTTACGTTTCAGAAAACGACACAATGGAATGCTAGTAATCGCGAACTTGCTGTTACTCTGGGTCCCTTCCCATCAAAACTGGCTAAGCAGTCCATGGTATTGACAGTGAAAGTGCCGCACCCACCAGAATACGCTATACCCAAGTATCCCTCCATACCATTAGTTGTTGCTGCAACAAGTGCTCCATTTGGGCCCCACTCGACGCCAGCGGAAATGTTGGTTCAACGGCAAATCCAATACAGCGGGAACGAACCGATCCCCATAAGAATCTGGGAAGAGACAGGAAACAGCATTGCTCGACACATATG GGATGCGGGCCTCGCAACAGTGACATATCTTCACATGATCTGTGAGAATataaagaagaagaacaaaagtgcTGAACCTAAAATACCAGCCTTGAAGCAGGTCCTGTCTAACGTCCGCAACCAACCTCTCCAGGTAGTTGAGCTCGGGGCAGGATGTGGGATAGCGGGAATTGCATTGGCATCAATGCTTCCTAACTGTTCGGTCTTGCTCACGGACCTCCCTGAGGTTGAGGACATCATAACACGCAATATCAATGCTGCTAGACTCGCAACCCTGTCCAGTCTTCACTATCAAAACCTTGACTGGGACAACCCACCAGAGGAGCTCTGCCCTCGGCCCATTGAGCTCATTCTTGTCTCTGACTGTACCTACAACGCAGACAGCTTGCCAGCGCTGGTCTCTACGCTTGACCGATTGGTTCGGACATCGCCAGAGGCAATCATCTTGGTGGCTCTGAAGAGACGACATGACAGCGAAACAATTTTTTTTGACTTGATGGGATCGGCGGGATTTACGGCGGTGCAGGACAGCGTCGAGATCCCCTCGCAACACGACGATGTGGATGAGATCGAGTTCTACTGTTACAGTCGATGA
- a CDS encoding Zn(2)-C6 fungal-type DNA-binding domain, producing MVGPKPTKACVNCRRLKMKCEVSGSPPCRRCRHTRAACVFKPRANASAVHELLEMQQEQIFGSPPVIPDHQAILSRLARIEVALGITEDPQDREDEVDLLHGETPEEEIDTVPLHGVWTALAHLRVITRPPPDDGVWSRPAVQQLWSSFLKNLPLLHFLTDHSAFASPTPVLLASVLYISALHHQSTALASLDSGYFAAMYCAIAELVTPPLHPSSLQVLEQKDEEQNLFPQAKREKAFHDILGLIMASLSCEAYVGATGSWIAMAYRIWLDHCPIEMNPTTKDWRGLFSGLQVIDIEHASMHMSYPLLPRHAANPTIQQLDSHQGNAFQGLAEMMHFGMSHFVGRGLPSIWSSLNADEADILPTARSPFTESDLQIIRHWARKLDDWLVRYNGSSQPTPSDRQGILILLQYHLHKLYVLSIYHPARGFDLSPANISSFERHELLVSARAVLRLRQDDASIWSNWDLVMITWAAVLLLQGVEDGMTHQDDLYLIQAHLQRLERRNQSAANIHTVLFRRLESSMQAMHTPPDTSEAVAFPVPNTGVSWTIFDQEIMSLANPPWLFDESTQLPQIQKTSAVHQSQSELPSFQYDSAILASTSPHFATHT from the exons ATGGTCGGCCCGAAGCCGACAAAGGCATGTG TAAATTGCCGACGACTGAAG ATGAAATGTGAAGTATCCGGATCTCCTCCATGTCGCCGTTGCCGTCACACTCGAGCAGCCTGTGTCTTCAAGCCCCGGGCCAAT GCATCGGCCGTGCACGAATTATTAGAGATGCAGCAAGAGCAAATTTTTGGTTCTCCACCAGTGATCCCGGATCACCAGGCGATCCTGAGCCGGCTGGCCAGGATCGAAGTCGCGCTCGGTATCACCGAGGATCCCCAAGACCGCGAAGACGAAGTTGATTTGCTTCATGGGGAAACTCCCGAAGAAGAGATTGACACTGTGCCACTACACGGTGTATGGACGGCGCTTGCGCATCTACGAGTCATTACTCGTCCACCTCCAGATGATGGTGTCTGGTCGCGACCCGCTGTTCAGCAGCTATGGAGCTC cttcttgaagaaccTCCCACTTCTGCACTTCCTAACAGACCATAGCGCGTTCGCTTCTCCGACCCCTGTCCTGCTCGCTTCTGTGCTCTATATCTCTGCTCTGCACCACCAGTCTACTGCGCTGGCATCTTTAGACTCAGGCTATTTTGCCGCTATGTATTGTGCGATCGCTGAGCTTGTGACTCCACCTCTGCACCCAAGTTCTCTGCAAGTATTAGAGCAAAAGGACGAAGAGCAAAATCTCTTCCCGCAAGCCAAAAGAGAGAAAGCCTTTCACGATATCCTTGGGTTGATAATGGCTAGTCTAAGTTGCGAGGCTTACGTTGGTGCCACAGGATCATGGATTGCAATGGCATATCGTATTTGGCTAGATCATTGCCCAATAGAGATGAATCCCACTACGAAAGATTGGCGTGGCTTGTTCTCCGGTCTCCAG GTCATTGACATCGAGCACGCCTCAATGCACATGTCCTATCCACTCCTCCCACGACATGCTGCAAATCCAACTATACAGCAGCTGGACAGTCACCAAGGAAATGCCTTCCAGGGCCTTGCCGAAATGATGCACTTTGGAATGAGTCATTTTGTCGGCCGTGGACTACCGAGCATATGGTCCTCTTTGAATGCAGATGAGGCCGACATTTTGCCTACAGCTCGGTCACCATTTACTGAGAGTGACTTGCAGATCATCCGGCATTGGGCAAGAAAACTTGATGACTGGCTAGTAAGATATAATGGCTCGTCCC AGCCTACCCCGTCTGATCGACAAGGTATTCTTATATTGCTCCAATATCACCTGCACAAATTATATGTGCTTTCGATCTACCATCCAGCCCGCGGGTTTGATCTTAGTCCTGCAAATATAAGTTCTTTTGAGCGACACGAGTTGCTCGTTTCAGCTCGGGCAGTGTTGAGGCTAAGACAAGACGATGCGAGCATCTGGTCCAACTGGGACTTGGTT ATGATCACATGGGCGGCTGTATTACTCCTTCAAGGTGTTGAAGACGGCATGACTCACCAAGATG ATTTATACCTCATCCAAGCACATCTCCAACGCCTAGAACGAAGAAACCAGTCCGCTGCAAACATTCATACCGTTCTATTCCGCCGACTCGAGTCCAGCATGCAAGCCATGCACACTCCGCCAGACACAAGCGAGGCAGTAGCGTTCCCAGTCCCAAACACAGGTGTCTCATGGACTATATTCGATCAAGAGATAATGTCTCTTGCAAATCCGCCATGGTTATTTGACGAATCGACGCAGCTGCCACAGATCCAAAAGACCTCTGCAGTACACCAGTCACAGTCTGAACTCCCATCTTTCCAGTACGACTCTGCCATTCTAGCATCCACATCCCCACACTTTGCAACGCATACATAG
- a CDS encoding methyltransferase domain-containing protein, with product MAKAESDLRSILDGGFDPREFPWYEPELTEIPEPAKTLLENYSKIQPGQEVEHVKKVRDRAFAVFPYPCIGSFRFLDLSIPQSPLYPEILDRLKSGQKLLDVGCAVGQELRQLVFDGVPSGNLYASDLRQDFYDIGYDLFNDHDHLKAQFIVADIFDDNSDLVKHLTHKIDIVNAASFFHLFNWSQQILVAKQLVGLLQEKPGSLLIGRQIGLVNPPPPENQEAAGKHYRHDPATWKKLWEQVGAETGTKWDVETRIEKWAGTDKTMKDYHEGMDTFKLRFSVRKL from the exons ATGGCCAAAGCCGAGTCCGATCTCAGATCCATCCTCGATGGTGGCTTCGATCCTCGGGAGTTCCCCTGGTACGAGCCAGAGTTGACCGAGATTCCTGAGCCAGCAAAGACTCTTCTCGAAAATTATAGCAAAATCCAGCCCGGACAGGAGGTGGAACATGTGAAGAAAGTG AGAGATCGAGCATTCGCTGTT TTCCCGTACCCTTGTATTGGATCCTTTCGGTTTCTGGACTTGAGTATCCCACAGTCCCCGCTCTACCCGGAAATCCTTGATAGACTCAAGTCCGGCCAAAAGTTGCTTGATGTCGGATGTGCAGTCGGGCAAGAGCTACGTCAGCTG GTCTTCGATGGGGTCCCCTCTGGGAACCTCTATGCCTCGGACCTGCGCCAGGACTTCTACGACATTGGGTATGATCTTTTCAACGACCACGATCATCTGAAAGCCCAGTTTATTGTAGCAGACATATTCGACGACAACTCTGACCTTGTGAAACACTTGACCCACAAGATTGATATAGTGAACGCCGCTTCCTTCTTCCATCTTTTTAACTGGAGTCAGCAGATCCTAGTTGCCAAGCAGCTCGTCGGGTTACTTCAGGAGAAACCTGGATCACTTTTAATCGGGCGGCAGATTGGTCTAGTGAATCCTCCACCTCCGGAAAACCAGGAGGCCGCTGGAAAACACTATCGACACGACCCTGCCACGTGGAAGAAATTATGGGAGCAGGTGGGTGCCGAAACAGGGACGAAATGGGACGTTGAGACTCGGATAGAGAAGTGGGCTGGGACAGATAAGACAATGAAAGACTACCATGAGGGGATGGACACTTTTAAGCTGAGATTTAGTGTTCGGAAGTTGTGA